The DNA window CCCTCGGCGTCGGCGGCGGCCTGCTTCTTCAGGTCGTCCTTGAGCTCGTCGATGGTGTCGAACTCGGAGGCCATCTCGGCGAACTCGTCGTCGGCCTCGGGCAGCTCGCGCACCTTGACGGACTGCGCGGTGACCTTGACCTGGGCGGTCTCGCCCGCACGGTCGCCACCGGCGAGCGCGGACTCGAAGGTGGTGGTCTCCTCGGCGGAGAGCCCCACGAGCGCCTCGTCGAGGCCCTCGAGCATGTTGCCCTCACCGATCTGGTAGGAGACGCCCTCGACGGACTCGATCTCCTCGTCCTCGATGGTCGCGACCATGTCGAGGGAGACGAAGTCGCCGTCCTGGGCGGGGCGGTCGACTCCCACGAGGGTGCCGAAGCGCTCGCGCAGCTCGGTCAGGCGCACCTCGACGGCGTCCTCGTCGACCTCGGGCTCCTCGATCTCGACCTCATAGGTCGAGAACTCGGGCAGCGCGATCTCGGGGCGCACGTCCTGCTCGACGGTGAAGAGGAGGTTGCCCTCCTCGGAGCCGTCCAGGCCGGGGACCTCGACGACCTCGACCTCGGGACGACCGACGGGCTTGATCTCCGCCTCGGCCGCGGCCTTCTGGTAGAAGTCGGGCAGGGAGTCGTTGACGGCCTCCTGCATGATCGCGGGGCGGCCGAAGCGCTGCTCGACGAGCTTGGAGGGGACCTTGCCCTTGCGGAAGCCCGGGATCTGCACCTGGTCGGCGATCTTCGTGATGGCGGCCTCAACGGCCGGCTTGAGCTCGTCGAAGGGCACCTCGACGGTGAGCTTCACCCGGGTGGGGCTGAGCTTCTCGGACTCGGTCTTCACTGGTCAGGTCTCCCTGTGGATGGACATCGGATGGACGTTTCTGGCGGCGCACCGGGGCCCGCACGGCGGCGACCCGGTGCGGAGTCGGGGTGACAGGATTTGAACCTGCGACTTCCCGCTCCCAAAGCGGGTGCTCTACCAAGCTGAGCTACACCCCGGAGGGCAACCCAGGGGATATTACCCGGTCCCCGTGCATGGTGCCCGGATACGAGCGGGAGGCTGTGAGCAGATGCATGTCGGCTGTGCCACTGCGGATGTGCTCCGAGGCCGCTGATCTGGTTCAATGGTGCGGCACGCGGGCGTAGCTCAATGGTAGAGCCTCAGTCTTCCAAACTGATTACGCGGGTTCGATTCCCGTCGCCCGCTCCCGTTGACGAAGCCGCGGCATCCTGGGGATGCCGCGGCTTCGTCGTTCCTCAGGGCGCGTTCGAGAGCCCCGGCGTCGCGGACGGCGCGCGAGTCGCGCCCCGTCCCACCGTGGCCGAATCCCGCTGGTGCCCCAGGCCCGAGCGCGGTTCACTGGAGTCATGGACACGATGACCGATGATGAGCGCTTCGCCGCGATCCGCGCGAGGGACACCCGTTTCGACGGCATGTTCTTCACCTGCGTGCGCTCCACCGGGATCTTCTGCCGCCCCTCCTGCCCCGCGCGGACCCCGCACCGGGCCGGGGTCGAGTTCGTCCCGTCGGCCGCGGCGGCGGTCGCCGCCGGGTACCGGGCGTGCAAACGCTGTGGGCCGACGGCCCCGCCCGGCAGCCCCGACGCGGATCCGGCCGGATCGCTCGCGGGCCGCGCGCTGCGGCTCATCGATGCCGGCGCGCTGGACGAGGACGGCACCGTTCCGGAGCTCGCGCGCCGTCTCGCCGTCTCCGAGCGCACCCTCCACCGAGCCCTGGTGGGGGCGACCGGTGCCGGAGCGCTCGCCCATGCGCGGATCCGTCGGGCCCGTCGGGCGCATGAGCTCGTGGTGGGCTCCGTGCTGCCGCTGGCGACCATCGCCCACGCCTCGGGCTTCGGCAGCGAGCGCCAGTTCCACGACACCTTCTCCCGCCTGTTCGGGCACGCTCCCTCGGTGGTGCGAGAGCGCTCCGCCGCCGGAGGGGCTCGGGCCGACGACGGGGCCGTCGTGCTCACCGCCCAGCTGGCGGTGCGCCATCCCTTCGACGGGGCCGGGCTCGCCGCCTGGTTCGCCCACCGCGCGGTGCCGGGTGTGGAGGAGGTCGAGGGACTGCGATGGACCCGCGCCGTGCACCTCCCCCACGGGCCCGGGGTGCTCGAGGTCGATCTCGGCGCCCCGGATCCGCGCCCGTTGCCCCTCACCCTCCGACTCTCGGACCTCCGGGACCACGCCGCAGCGATCTCGCTGACCCGTCGGCTGCTGGATCTCGACGCCGATCCCGTCGGGATCGACGAAGGGCTCGGCCGGGCGCTGCCGGCGCTCGGCCCGCTGCTCGTGGCTCGGCCCGGGGTGCGCCTGCCCGGCACCTCGACCCTCGCCGAGGCTCTGCTGTGGGCGATCACCGGGCAGCAGATCTCGACCGTCCAGGCCCGCACGATGCTCACCCGCGCCACCGACCTGCTCACCACTCCCCTGCCGCCGGCGCTGCGCACCGGCACCGTGGACCGCCTGCCGGTCGATCCGGCGAGAGCCGCCGACCGCGTGGAGGACTGGTTCCGCGGGCCCCGCGCCCGGGCCCGGACCCTGCACGATGCGGTCGGCGAGATCGCGGGCGCGGGCCTCGACGCGGCGCCGGACATCGACGAGCTGCGGGGCCGGCTGCTGGCGCTGCGCGGCGTGGGCCCCTGGACGGCCGACTACGTCCTGCTGCGCGGAGCACGGGCGATCGACGTGGCTCCCGCCCGCGACGTCGCGCTGCTCGCCGCGGCCCGCGACCTGGGGCTCGCCGAGGACCACGACGAGCTGCAGCAGGCCCTGGCGACCGCCTCGCCCTGGCGCTCCTACGCCGCCCTGCATCTGTGGCAGCACCAGGCGCAGCTGCGCCGCTCCTCGCCGACCTCCGCATCCCCTGCACGACCCGTCCCGGAAGGACAGAATCCATGACCCCCACGACCTCCAGCGCCCAGACTCCGGAGTCCTCGCGCACCACCGGTTCCGGGCCTCGCCACCGTCGCGTCGCCACCCCCCTGGGCGTGTACCTGATCGCCGCCGAGGGCGATGCGCTCGTCGGCGTCTGGCGACTGGACCAGTCCCACTTCCCGCGCCCGGAGCGGCTCGGCTCCGCGGTCACAGGGACGGACCCGCTGCTCGATGCCGCCGAACGGCAGCTGCTGGACTACCTCGACGGCGCTCGCGAGGGCTTCGACCTCCCCCTGGACGCCCGGGGCACGGACTTCCAGCGTGAGGTCTGGGCGCAGCTGCGCACGATCCCGCGCGGTTCGACGACCACCTACGGCGAGATCGCCCGGGCGCTGGACCGCCCGCGGGCGGCGCAGGCCGTCGGCGCCGCCGTCGGCTCGAATCCGCTGTCGATCGTGGTCCCCTGCCATCGGGTGCTGGGCAGCGCGGGGGCGATGACCGGATACGCCGGGGGGATCGAGACCAAACAGGCACTGCTGCTGCTCGAGGGCGCCACGCTCGCGTGACACCATGAGGCCATGACCGTGCCCGATTCGCCGCAGCAGCCGTACCGCTTCCCCGTCGCCGCCCGTTACGCGGGGATGGAGTCCTCCCCGCTGAAGGACATCTTCGCCCTCGCCGCCCTCGACGGCGTGACCTCCTTCGCCGGCGGCATCCCGGACCCGGACCTGTTCGCTCTCGAGGACGTCACCGCGGCGTACGACTGGGTGCTCAGCCACCAGGGCCATCGCGCGCTGCAGTACGGCGTGAGCGAGGGCGAGGTCGAGCTGCGGGAGCAGGCCGCGCGCCGGCTCTCCCGCGATCTGCCGACCGACGCCTCCCAGATCCGGGTCACCTCCGGATCCCAGGAGGGGTTGTTCGTGGTGGCGCAGGCGATGCTCGAGCCCGGTGACGTGGTGCTGGTCGAGTCCCCCACCTACCTCGCGGCGGTCCAGGCGTTCTCCGTCCACGGCGCCCGGATGATCGGGGTCGACACCGACGACGACGGCGTGATCCCCGAGGCCCTCGAGGAGGCGATCCGCATCCACCATCCGCGGATGGTGTACCTGATCCCCACCTTCCAGAACCCGACCGGCCGCACCATGCCCGTCGAGCGCCGGCAGGCGGTGGCCGAGGTGCTGCAGCGCACCGACGTGCCGCTGATCGAGGACGACCCCTATGGCGCCCTGAGCTTCACGGGATCCACCTGGGCCCCGATCGCCGCGCTGCCCGGGATGAGCGAGCGCACGATCCTGCTGAACTCGATGAGCAAGCTGATGAGCCCCGGGGTGCGGATCGGCTGGATGCGCGCCGAGGGCACGATCCTGGACACCCTCGCGGTCGCCAAGGCCGCGATCTCGATGCAGTCCTCGGTGGTGGACCAGCTCACCGTCGCCCGCTACCTCGAGACCGCGGACCTCGACGCCCACGTCGCGCGCGTCAGCGGGGTCTACCGCGAGCGCCGGGACGCGATGGCGGCGGCGATCGCCCCGGTGCTCCCCGACGGCGCGCACGTCACCCATCCCGAGGGTGGGATGTTCCTGTGGGCGGCGCTCGGCGAGGGGTACGACGCGCAGGTCATGCTCGCCGATGCCGTCGCGGCCGGGGTCGCCTACCTCCCGGGCTGGTCCTTCTTCGCCGACCACCCGGACCGGTCGACGATGCGCCTGAGCTTCGTGACCCACTCCCCCGCGGTCATCGACGACGCGATCGGGCGCCTGGGCGAGGTCATCGCCGCTCACCCCCGGAGCTGAACACCTCAGGGCGCGAGCGGGCGCGGCCTGCTCAGCCGGCGGGCTTCTGCCAGAGCAGCGTCGAGCGGAATCCCTGACGCCGGCGCAGCACCGCCCCGGGCAGCAGAGGTCGTGCCCGCTCCCGCAGCTCGCCGAAGGACCAGGCGGGATCCCGCACGGGCATCGCGTGCTCGGCGGGTGCCGTCGGCTGCGCGACCCGGGGGTGCTTCACGACGCCGATCAGCGGGTTGGTCAGCGCGTTGCCGACATCCCAGGCGTGATCGAACGCGGTCTCGGGCGTGGTGAGCGTGGCGACCAGCAGGCGTCCGCCGGGGCGCAGCAGGTCCCGGGCGTCGCGCAGCGCCGTCTCGAGCGGCATGTGGTGCAGCGAGGCGACCATCGTGATGGCGTCGTAGGAGCCGCCCGCCGCCGTGCTCCTGCGCTCGGCGGCGTGCTCCTCGAGCGTCCGCCGGTGGATCCGCACTCCGGGCAGCTCCTGGCAGCGCCGAGCCGCGGTGTCCACCATGCCCTGGTCGGGGTCGATGCCGTCCACCTCCCGGGCACGGGTCGACAGGGCGAGCAGGAGGTCGCCCGCCCCGCAGCCCACGTCCAGGACCCGCTGGCAGCCCTTCGGCAGGGAGCGCAGGATCCAGGGGTGGAAGTGGACGTTGTGATTCCACGGATGACGGTCGTTGAGGGTGCGCAGCATGCGACCCGCCCGGCGGATCACCGGGTTCGGTGTGGTGCGGATGTTCATGGAAGGTCTCTCCTCGGTCTCGTCCCAGCCCGTCAGCGCTCTCAGCCCGTCGTCGCTCAGTCCGTCAGGGCTCTCAGCCGCTTCCTCGCGAGCAGGGCCAGCAGCGCGATCAGCATCGCCGCCCCGCACACCATCATCCACGGTCCGGACGGGACGAGGAGGAGAAGCGCCGCGGCGACCGCCAGCGCGAGCACCACCGCGTCCGCGTGCCAGCCGAGCTGGAGCACGACGGAGAGGTCGCCCTGGGGCGTGGGCATCGGGGTGCTGAGCGCGAGCGGGATCGTGCCCTTCGCGGCCTCCCAGGCCCGAGCGACCACGAGCACTGCGGCGAGCAGCACCGGAAGCAGCACCGCGGCGACGCCGAGCCGGTCGGCCGCGGCGCCCAGGAGGCCCAGCGATCCGCTCCCGAGCCCGGCGAGCACGCCGAGCAGCAGCAGCGGCGCGGTGAGGTGCAGGAGCACCTGCGCCCCGGCGCTCTGCCCGAACAGCCGCGGGGCGCCCAGGGTGTGCACGCCGTGACGGATCCCGTCCACGAACGCACCGCCGGCGGCCCGCAGGACGAGCGCGCCGACCAGCAGCATCGTCCAGGCCGTCGGGCCCGAGAGCAGCGTCGCCCCGCCCACGGCCGCTCCGCCGAGCAGGGCGCCGAGCACCGCGACCGCCGAGCGCTCCGGGGTGCGCAGCCAGGCCACCGCATCCCGTCGCGCATAGAGGACCACGAGCCCTCCCCCGCCGATCGCCGGCAGCCTCCGGCCTGCGAGCGGCAGCTCCCGGAAGGTGCCGGCGGCGGTGGTCAGGTCCATGGTCGTCGCCGCCTGGGCGGCGGCATCCCACCGCGCCGCCTGCTGGGCCAGCACGGCGCCCCGCAGCCGGTCCAGCAGCGGGATCGACAGGCCGACGGCGAGGATCCCCGCACCGAGCAGACCGAGGGTCCAGGCCCCTCCGTGCTGCGAGCGCCCCGGGTAGACGGCCGCCACCCCCAGGTGCAGCGGCGCCGCGACGGCCCCCACGGCGCCGACGACGAGGACGAGCGCGACGAGGCGGCGGGCGCCGGCGAGCAGGAGCTGCCCGCCGAGCCAGGCGACGCCGAGCAGCATCCCCGCGCCGAGGCAGGCGAGGGCGAACAGCGCGACCTCGGCGAGGCTCGCGCCCGCCCCTGCCCTCAGCGTGGACCCGACCAGCACCGCGGGCACCGTGAGGCTCAGCACCGGGATCAGCAGCGCGCGGAGGAAGGGACGCCACAGCACGGCTCGCCGGCGGATCCCGCTCGCCCCGAGGGTGGCGGTGAAGAACGGAGGCAGCAGCGCCGGCCCCCGAACAGCGCCGAGCAGCAGCAGGCCCGCCCCGCCGAGCAGGACGATCACCGTGGAGATCGACGGAGCTCCCTCCCGGAGCAGGAACGGCATCACGTCCGGCCGGGCGAGGAGCTCGCCGGCCCCGTGCAGGGCCGGGGCACCGACGATCCCGACGCTGAGCACCACCACGTACACGAGGTAGAGGACATCGGTCCGGGTACGGGCCTCCGAGCGTTGGGACCACACCTCCCGCACCGGCTCGAGGGAGGTGCTCATGCCTGCTCCTCGAGGTGGAGGCGCACGTCGGCGAGCTCGTCCACGAGGTGCGGGCTGTGACTGGCGAGCACCACAGCGGTCCCGGCCCGGGTGCGGGCTCGGACCGCCCCGATCACCAGGTCGAGCCGTTCAGGGTCCAGGCGCTGCTCGGGCTCGTCGAGCAGGAGCACGCGGCTGGGACGGGCGAGGGTCAGGGCGAGAGCGACGAGCTGCGACTGCCCGCTGGAGAGCTCGTGCGGGAAGCGTCCCCCGAGATGCGTGATCCCGAGCTCGTCGAGCAGAGCTCGCCCGTCCTCCTTCGCCCGTCGGGCGCCGGTCCCCCAGGTCGCCCCGATGAACTGGAGGTGCTCGAGCACCGTGAGGTCGCGCGCGGTCTGGGGCGGGCCGATCAGGGCCGCGAGATCGGTGCGGAACGCGCGATCCCGATCATCGGGTCGGCGGCCGCCGATCCGGATGGTGCCCGCCGTGGGCTCGAGGAGCCCTGCGAGGACCTTCAGCAGCGTGGTCTTCCCGCTCCCGTTCGCCCCGGTGAGGACGAGCACCTCGCCCTCGCTCGCGCTCCCCGTCGCCTCGAGCAGCAGCACGCTGTCGTCACGCACGACGCCGACGCCCGAGAAGCTGACGAGCGGTGCGGGGAGGACGTCGTGCGACGGGGTGCGGGCCATGACCCCATCGAAGCGCATCGGCGGGCCGTCCGCCTCCGACGTCCGTCTGCGCTGGGAGGACGGAGCAGGCGAGGAGGCGAGGTGTGACCCACCAGGAAACGTCAACCTCTGGAATTGTTGTCAGATCCGTGAGATGATGTCGGGGCGCCGTCGTAGGTGCCGTCACCCTGTTCCTGCAGGTCGAGCGGCACTCGAGCTGCTCTGAGACCACTGCGATCCCGGGTCCTGCCCGGATCCGCATCGCGCCGTCCGCAGCCGCTTCGACCCCACCAGGGCCGCGGTACCGCCGGTGCGCAGATCCACCGAGGAGGATTCCCTTGCCCGTCGCCACTGCATCCGCCGACACCCCCGCCCCGAAGATCGATGACGTGCTCACCCACCCCGTCCACGGGCCGGTGCGCATCGTCTCCCAGTGCACGCGCACCGTGCGCGGCGTCGAGAAGCAGTACGTGGACCTGGTGGTCATCGGTGACGAGATGCGGATCTCCGTGCCCGCGGACGGCAAGGACGTCGTGGGCCTGCGCCCCCTGCTCGCCGAGGCCGAGATCGTCGAGATGATCGCCCAGCTCTCCGAGCCGATCCCCGCGCCCGAGAAGAAGGCCTCCTGGGCCCACCGCATCAAGTCCCTGCAGATGCAGCTGCAGACGGGCCGCCTCACCGATCGCGTCGAGGTCATCCGCTCGATCGTGCGCGACTCCGGCGGCACCCCGTCCAGCCTCGCCGAGCGCAACCTGCTCAAGCAGGCCATCGACCCGCTGGCTTCGGAGATCGCGATCGCCCGCTCCGTCTCCCGCGCGGATGCCCAGGAGCTCCTGCAGAGCACTGCCGAGAACGCCCTCGAGGTCGCGGCCGCCTGATCCGTCGCCGCGCGCACCCGCCCCTGCGACAGGCGGACCGGATGCGCCGATCGACGACCACTGCGCTGCCCCGCCTCATCCCTTCCGGGTGCCCCCGGAGGGGATGAGGCGGGGCAGCACTCGCAGGAGCCACAGTCCCCCGGCGAAGCAGACGGCGCCGGTGGCCGCACCGGCCACGGCGACCGGGGCGAACAGCGTGACGCCGGTGACGATCATCGGCGCCGCCAGCCGGCCGGCACCGAGCATGGTGTTCCACCAGGCGAGGTACCGGGTGCGGCCGTGCACCGGGGAGACGTCGATGCCGAGGGTCATCACGATCCCCGCTCCCAGACCGTTCCCCACCCCGATCAGCAGGCTGGGGATCAGCAGAGCGATCACCCCGAGCGCCGCCCCCTCGTCCGCGAGCACGGTGCCCAGCAGCCCCAGCAGCAGGAACCCCGCCCCCATCACCAGGGCGCAGGGGACGGCCACCGCCGCGCGCCCGTAGCGGTCCATGAGCGTCCCCGCCGGGATCACCAGCAGGATCTCCAGTGCCGCGCTGATCCCGAAGACCACCGAGATCCACACCGGGTCCAGGCCCATGGCGTCGCCGAGCAGCGGCACGATGACGGGGCGGTTCACGCGGGCGATCATCACCGGTGCGAGGCCCAGCCCCACCGAGACCATGCGACCCAGGACCGCCCGGTCCAGCCGGTGCCGGGCCGGGCTCGCGTCGCGGCGCGGCACCCGAGGGGCGGCCGCCCCGCCGGCCTCCCCCGGCGGCAGGAACACGGCGATCATCACCGTCGCCGCGGCGGAGCTCGTGGCCAGGAGGACGAACACCCAGGCCATCGATCCCAGCGCCATCACCAGCGCACCCAGCAGGGGCCCGATCACCTCGCCGATGCGGATCGTGCCGCCGAAGAGGGTCATCCCCCGTGCTCGCATCGCGGGCGGCAGGGCGGTGCCGAGGTAGCTCTGACGCCCCAGGTTCCACACCTGCATGCTGACCGCCATCACCAGCAGCAGCACGATCAGCATGAGCCGGTGATGCCAGGAGGCCTCGCCGCCGACCACCGGACCGATGACGACGAAGGCCACGATGTTCGAGAGCACCAGCAGACCGCCGGTGAGAATGAGCGCCGGACGGGCGCCGATGCCCGCGATCAGCCGACCGGCCGGGATCGGGCCCAGGAAGGACATCAGCCCGAAGATGGTGGTCAGCGCCGCCGCCTGCGGGACGGTGAAGCCCAGGTCCCGCGCGATCAGCGGGATCACGGGCATCAGCGCCGAGATCCCTGCGAACTCCATCAGCGTCGGTGCGTAGACGGAGGGGATCAGGCCCTTGATCACCTGCCCGGGTGTGCGCGGGTCCCGGGAGGGGCTGCGCGGTGCGGGGGTGGTCACCGGGCGATTCTGCCAGCAGATCGTGAGCCGGGGCAAAGAGTTCCGGGGGCCGGACGCCCGGACAGGGCTCCGGCCGTGACCAGCTCCTCAGGCCGGGAGGTGTCGGCGCAGGGTCTCGGCCTCGCCCTGCCGGGCGGCGGCCTCCTCGACCCCGGCGGCGATGGCCTCCGCGGCCCAGCGCACCGACCAGGCGCGCAGGTACTGCTCGCCCTGCGCACCGTGCCGCCATCGGGGCGTGGGAGAGGGGACCGGGGCGAGGCAGGTGGCCTGCCAGCCGTCGGTGTGCGCCGCGAGCGCGAGCAGGGCGATCTCCCAGCCGAGGGCGAGGACCCCCGGTCCGGTGCGCGCGAACTCCTCCGCCTCGAGCTCGACGGCATGGCGCAGCATCAGCTGGGTGGTCCCGTCGTCCTCCGGATCGAGCTGGATCAGGAGCGGATCCTCTCCGGCGCCCTGGTCCCAGGTCAGGCTGATCCGATGCGGCTCCTGCACCTGCAGGATCCGGCCGAGGGCGCCGTCGGGCGCCTCGAACCGCCCACCCTCGATCAGCTCTCCGCTGACGGGGCCGAACCAGCGCTCGAGCTCTCCTGGCCTGGTGAGCAGCGGCCACAGC is part of the Brachybacterium ginsengisoli genome and encodes:
- the tig gene encoding trigger factor translates to MKTESEKLSPTRVKLTVEVPFDELKPAVEAAITKIADQVQIPGFRKGKVPSKLVEQRFGRPAIMQEAVNDSLPDFYQKAAAEAEIKPVGRPEVEVVEVPGLDGSEEGNLLFTVEQDVRPEIALPEFSTYEVEIEEPEVDEDAVEVRLTELRERFGTLVGVDRPAQDGDFVSLDMVATIEDEEIESVEGVSYQIGEGNMLEGLDEALVGLSAEETTTFESALAGGDRAGETAQVKVTAQSVKVRELPEADDEFAEMASEFDTIDELKDDLKKQAAADAEGNRVALARNALLEKLLEELEIPVPEQLVEDEITSHLENEGKEAGDPHGEEIREDTEKAVRAQFLLDEINGTREVQVDQNDLMSYMTQLSAQYGIEPNQLLQMLAQSGQLEQIFSEVQRSKALDVVLAEVVVKNASGEVLDLGLKGAEDEDAEGETSEEEPAEKKAPAKKAPAKKPAAKKAPAKKAAASKDEADEAAEEKAPAKKAPAKKPAAKKAPAKKAAASKDEAAEATETE
- a CDS encoding SRPBCC domain-containing protein translates to MTVTESLPVVDAVRRALEIDEQVPADATAPDVPRRVRAVLTLTTNIACAPAQLWPLLTRPGELERWFGPVSGELIEGGRFEAPDGALGRILQVQEPHRISLTWDQGAGEDPLLIQLDPEDDGTTQLMLRHAVELEAEEFARTGPGVLALGWEIALLALAAHTDGWQATCLAPVPSPTPRWRHGAQGEQYLRAWSVRWAAEAIAAGVEEAAARQGEAETLRRHLPA
- a CDS encoding methylated-DNA--[protein]-cysteine S-methyltransferase translates to MTPTTSSAQTPESSRTTGSGPRHRRVATPLGVYLIAAEGDALVGVWRLDQSHFPRPERLGSAVTGTDPLLDAAERQLLDYLDGAREGFDLPLDARGTDFQREVWAQLRTIPRGSTTTYGEIARALDRPRAAQAVGAAVGSNPLSIVVPCHRVLGSAGAMTGYAGGIETKQALLLLEGATLA
- a CDS encoding MFS transporter, which codes for MTTPAPRSPSRDPRTPGQVIKGLIPSVYAPTLMEFAGISALMPVIPLIARDLGFTVPQAAALTTIFGLMSFLGPIPAGRLIAGIGARPALILTGGLLVLSNIVAFVVIGPVVGGEASWHHRLMLIVLLLVMAVSMQVWNLGRQSYLGTALPPAMRARGMTLFGGTIRIGEVIGPLLGALVMALGSMAWVFVLLATSSAAATVMIAVFLPPGEAGGAAAPRVPRRDASPARHRLDRAVLGRMVSVGLGLAPVMIARVNRPVIVPLLGDAMGLDPVWISVVFGISAALEILLVIPAGTLMDRYGRAAVAVPCALVMGAGFLLLGLLGTVLADEGAALGVIALLIPSLLIGVGNGLGAGIVMTLGIDVSPVHGRTRYLAWWNTMLGAGRLAAPMIVTGVTLFAPVAVAGAATGAVCFAGGLWLLRVLPRLIPSGGTRKG
- a CDS encoding aminotransferase-like domain-containing protein, with translation MTVPDSPQQPYRFPVAARYAGMESSPLKDIFALAALDGVTSFAGGIPDPDLFALEDVTAAYDWVLSHQGHRALQYGVSEGEVELREQAARRLSRDLPTDASQIRVTSGSQEGLFVVAQAMLEPGDVVLVESPTYLAAVQAFSVHGARMIGVDTDDDGVIPEALEEAIRIHHPRMVYLIPTFQNPTGRTMPVERRQAVAEVLQRTDVPLIEDDPYGALSFTGSTWAPIAALPGMSERTILLNSMSKLMSPGVRIGWMRAEGTILDTLAVAKAAISMQSSVVDQLTVARYLETADLDAHVARVSGVYRERRDAMAAAIAPVLPDGAHVTHPEGGMFLWAALGEGYDAQVMLADAVAAGVAYLPGWSFFADHPDRSTMRLSFVTHSPAVIDDAIGRLGEVIAAHPRS
- a CDS encoding Ada metal-binding domain-containing protein, producing the protein MDTMTDDERFAAIRARDTRFDGMFFTCVRSTGIFCRPSCPARTPHRAGVEFVPSAAAAVAAGYRACKRCGPTAPPGSPDADPAGSLAGRALRLIDAGALDEDGTVPELARRLAVSERTLHRALVGATGAGALAHARIRRARRAHELVVGSVLPLATIAHASGFGSERQFHDTFSRLFGHAPSVVRERSAAGGARADDGAVVLTAQLAVRHPFDGAGLAAWFAHRAVPGVEEVEGLRWTRAVHLPHGPGVLEVDLGAPDPRPLPLTLRLSDLRDHAAAISLTRRLLDLDADPVGIDEGLGRALPALGPLLVARPGVRLPGTSTLAEALLWAITGQQISTVQARTMLTRATDLLTTPLPPALRTGTVDRLPVDPARAADRVEDWFRGPRARARTLHDAVGEIAGAGLDAAPDIDELRGRLLALRGVGPWTADYVLLRGARAIDVAPARDVALLAAARDLGLAEDHDELQQALATASPWRSYAALHLWQHQAQLRRSSPTSASPARPVPEGQNP
- a CDS encoding class I SAM-dependent methyltransferase, which gives rise to MNIRTTPNPVIRRAGRMLRTLNDRHPWNHNVHFHPWILRSLPKGCQRVLDVGCGAGDLLLALSTRAREVDGIDPDQGMVDTAARRCQELPGVRIHRRTLEEHAAERRSTAAGGSYDAITMVASLHHMPLETALRDARDLLRPGGRLLVATLTTPETAFDHAWDVGNALTNPLIGVVKHPRVAQPTAPAEHAMPVRDPAWSFGELRERARPLLPGAVLRRRQGFRSTLLWQKPAG
- a CDS encoding CarD family transcriptional regulator, which translates into the protein MPVATASADTPAPKIDDVLTHPVHGPVRIVSQCTRTVRGVEKQYVDLVVIGDEMRISVPADGKDVVGLRPLLAEAEIVEMIAQLSEPIPAPEKKASWAHRIKSLQMQLQTGRLTDRVEVIRSIVRDSGGTPSSLAERNLLKQAIDPLASEIAIARSVSRADAQELLQSTAENALEVAAA
- a CDS encoding ABC transporter ATP-binding protein produces the protein MARTPSHDVLPAPLVSFSGVGVVRDDSVLLLEATGSASEGEVLVLTGANGSGKTTLLKVLAGLLEPTAGTIRIGGRRPDDRDRAFRTDLAALIGPPQTARDLTVLEHLQFIGATWGTGARRAKEDGRALLDELGITHLGGRFPHELSSGQSQLVALALTLARPSRVLLLDEPEQRLDPERLDLVIGAVRARTRAGTAVVLASHSPHLVDELADVRLHLEEQA